The following are encoded together in the Lactuca sativa cultivar Salinas chromosome 1, Lsat_Salinas_v11, whole genome shotgun sequence genome:
- the LOC111876314 gene encoding uncharacterized protein LOC111876314, whose translation MASSYSFSSSLNRSSKKSTAHDTKTCDCGFPARILTSKTPKNPGRHFMVCNEGKCKYWKWLDVEPVEMPLMEVVEGMKVELIALKTEVEKVKEDMEQMKKEKCSDAIAMKEKIYKFTIGFLFLIIVYMMK comes from the exons ATGGCTTCCTCCTACAGCTTCTCATCATCCCTCAATCGATCAAGCAAGAAATCAACTGCGCACGATACAAAAACTTGTGATTGTGGGTTCCCTGCACGTATTCTAACATCAAAAACACCAAAGAATCCAGGGAGGCATTTCATGGTGTGCAATGAG GGTAAATGCAAATATTGGAAATGGTTGGATGTAGAACCTGTAgaaatgcctctaatggaagtgGTGGAGGGAATGAAAGTTGAATTAATAGCATTAAAGACCGAAGTAGAGAAGGTGAAGGAAGACATGGAACAAATGAAGAAGGAAAAGTGCTCTGATGCCATTGCAATGAAGGAAAAAATATATAAGTTTACCATAGGATTTCTTTTTTTGATCATCGTGTATATGATGAAATGA
- the LOC111876305 gene encoding uncharacterized protein LOC111876305 has product MDDIDGGLGAGITLLSDGHKGLLEAVKERCPEAEHRQCARHIVANFAKRFTGQHFRKLFWRAVRASTEQKFKHVMEKIKSLDTQAYEYLIDRDPTTWSKAFFKEGRDCDAVENGVSESFNSAIRHARRKPIITMLEEIRIFVMERIYSQRVEGIEWDLNICPSIRKRIQDLKVKQRLWGVTPCGYQKYEVRFNDAAYGVDLIAKTCACRIWQLTGIPCLHGVAAISSLNQDAETYVSQSYSKEAFLKCYNYSINPLNGSDMWEEVPYRKPLPPKRRRLPGRPSVKRKRDAVERELSGPVRHSVTRRGSLIKCSICKEPGHNKIKCPSKQQTNTSVHPGVVEQDQVNHQVHQGVVE; this is encoded by the exons ATGGATGATATTGATGGTGGTCTTGGTGCAGGCATTACCCTTCTTTCTGATGGACACAAG GGGTTGCTAGAAGCAGTAAAAGAAAGGTGTCCAGAAGCTGAACACAGACAATGTGCCAGGCACATTGTGGCTAATTTTGCTAAAAGGTTTACCGGTCAACATTTCAGGAAGCTTTTTTGGAGGGCTGTTAGAGCTAGTACTGAACAAAAGTTCAAACATGTAATGGAAAAGATCAAATCTTTAGATACTCAAGCATATGAGTACCTTATAGACAGAGATCCTACTACCTGGTCTAAGGCATTTTTTAAAGAGGGCAGAGATTGTGATGCAGTTGAGAATGGGGTGAGTGAGAGTTTCAATTCTGCTATTAGGCATGCTAGAAGGAAACCAATCATCACTATGCTAGAGGAGATTAGGATATTTGTGATGGAGAGGATATACAGTCAAAGAGTAGAAGGAATTGAATGGGATTTGAATATCTGTCCAAGTATTAGGAAGCGTATACAAGATTTGAAGGTTAAACAGAG ATTGTGGGGGGTTACTCCTTGTGGTTATCAAAAGTATGAAGTTAGGTTCAATGATGCAGCATATGGAGTGGATCTGATTGCAAAGACTTGTGCATGCAGAATATGGCAACTTACAGGGATACCATGCTTACATGGAGTAGCTGCAATCTCTTCCCTGAATCAAGATGCAGAAACATATGTGTCCCAATCATACAGTAAAGAGGCTTTTCTAAAATGCTATAATTATAGCATTAACCCTCTCAATGGTAGTGATATGTGGGAAGAAGTTCCTTATCGAAAGCCTTTGCCTCCCAAAAGAAGAAGATTACCTGGTAGGCCATCAGTGAAAAGGAAGAGGGATGCAGTGGAAAGGGAGTTGAGTGGACCAGTTAGACATTCTGTGACAAGAAGGGGATCCCTGATAAAGTGTAGTATTTGCAAGGAACCAGGTCATAACAAGATAAAGTGTCCATCTAAGCAGCAAACAAATACATCAG TTCATCCAGGGGTAGTGGAGCAGGACCAAGTCAACCACCAAGTTCATCAGGGGGTAGTGGAGTAG
- the LOC111876172 gene encoding polyadenylate-binding protein 2 gives MAQIQVQPLTVSGPNGVASAATTTTTPNASGVAAAAAVAGAAVAVAAAGANQSFVTTSLYVGDLEFNVTDSQLYDLFNQVGQVVSVRVCRDLSTRRSLGYGYVNYSNPPDAARAIDVLNFTAVNGKAIRIMYSHRDPSIRKSGTANIFIKNLDKSIDNKALHDTFSSFGNILSCKIAVDGTGQSKGYGFVQFDTEEAAQTAIDKLNGMLMNDKQVYVGHFLRKQERDSSLSRTKFNNVYVKNLSESTTDEDLKQTFGEYGTITSAVVMRDGDGKSKCFGFVNFENADDAANAVEALNGKKFDDKEWYVGKAQKKSEREMELKSRFEQTAKEAVDKFQGVNLYVKNLDDTIDDDKLKEIFAEYGTITSCKVMRDPSGISRGSGFVAFSSTEEASRALSEMNGKMIVSKPLYVALAQRKEERRARLQAQFSQMRPVAMAPSMMAPRMPMYPPGGPGMGQQLFYGQAPPAIIPPQAGFGYQQQLVPGMRPGGGPMPNFFVPVVQQGQQGQRMGGRRGAGPVQQNQQPVPMMQQQMVPRGGGRMYRYPGRNMGDGNMGGGGGGMLPVPYDMGGILPRGGGGGGDGAATGGIQQQPPVPITALASALANAPPEQQRTMLGESLYPLVDQLEHEHAAKVTGMLLEMDQTEVLHLLESPEALKAKVAEAMDVLRNVQQQHQAANNNTNAPPPAAQLASLSLNENLVS, from the exons ATGGCGCAGATTCAGGTACAGCCTCTTACGGTATCTGGACCGAATGGTGTGGCGTCTGCGGCAACAACGACGACGACGCCCAATGCTAGCGGTGTAGCTGCTGCTGCGGCTGTTGCTGGCGCTGCGGTGGCGGTAGCGGCAGCCGGCGCTAATCAGTCGTTTGTCACGACGTCGCTTTACGTTGGGGACCTTGAATTCAATGTTACTGATTCGCAGCTGTACGATCTGTTTAACCAAGTTGGGCAGGTTGTCTCTGTTAGGGTTTGTAGGGATTTGTCCACTCGGCGATCCCTTGGTTATGGTTACGTTAACTACAGCAACCCTCCTGATG CTGCAAGGGCTATTGATGTACTGAATTTCACAGCTGTAAATGGAAAGGCGATTCGCATCATGTATTCTCATAGAGACCCAAGCATTCGTAAAAGTGGAACTGCAAATATATTTATTAAG AACTTGGACAAGTCCATTGACAACAAAGCCCTTCACGACACCTTTTCAAGCTTTGGTAACATTCTGTCTTGCAAGATTGCAGTTGATGGCACAGGCCAATCAAAAGGCTATGGCTTTGTGCAATTTGACACTGAAGAAGCTGCTCAAACTGCAATTGATAAGCTAAATGGCATGCTGATGAATGACAAACAAGTCTATGTTGGTCATTTTCTTCGTAAGCAAGAACGTGACTCTTCTTTAAGCAGGACAAAGTTCAATAACGTGTACGTGAAGAATCTTTCTGAATCCACAACTGATGAAGATCtgaaacagacatttggtgaatATGGAACAATAACAAGTGCTGTTGTTATGAGAGATGGAGATGGGAAATCAAAGTGTTTTGGATTTGTCAACTTTGAGAATGCAGATGATGCTGCTAATGCTGTTGAGGCTTTAAATGGGAAGAAATTTGATGATAAGGAGTGGTATGTTGGAAAGGCTCAGAAGAAATCCGAAAGAGAAATGGAACTCAAGAGCCGATTTGAACAGACTGCTAAAGAAGCTGTTGATAAGTTTCAAGGTGTTAATTTATATGTCAAGAATCTTGATGACACTATCGATGATGATAAGCTTAAGGAAATTTTCGCTGAGTATGGTACTATCACTTCCTGCAAG GTTATGCGTGATCCTAGCGGAATCAGTAGAGGTTCTGGTTTTGTTGCCTTTTCGTCTACTGAAGAGGCTTCTCGAGCT CTTAGTGAGATGAATGGGAAAATGATTGTTAGCAAACCACTTTATGTTGCACTTGCTCAACGTAAGGAAGAAAGAAGGGCAAGGCTTCAG GCTCAATTCTCACAAATGAGGCCAGTTGCAATGGCACCATCAATGATGGCGCCACGTATGCCAATGTATCCTCCAGGTGGACCGGGAATGGGGCAGCAGCTATTTTATGGGCAGGCGCCCCCTGCTATAATTCCTCCACAGGCTGGATTCGGTTACCAGCAGCAGCTGGTGCCCGGAATGAGGCCGGGCGGGGGTCCCATGCCAAACTTCTTTGTTCCAGTTGtgcaacaaggtcaacaaggtcaacgcaTGGGTGGAAGACGTGGAGCAGGTCCTGTGCAACAAAATCAGCAGCCTGTCCCAATGATGCAACAGCAG ATGGTTCCAAGAGGGGGTGGACGAATGTATCGTTACCCGGGTAGGAACATGGGAGATGGAAAcatgggaggaggaggaggagggatGCTTCCGGTGCCTTACGACATGGGCGGCATACTTCCACGTGGAGGTGGAGGAGGAGGAGATGGTGCTGCTACCGGCGGCATACAGCAGCAGCCACCAGTGCCTATTACAGCGTTGGCTTCTGCTCTTGCGAATGCACCACCTGAGCAGCAAAGAACG ATGTTGGGGGAGAGTTTGTATCCGTTGGTGGACCAGTTGGAGCATGAGCATGCTGCTAAAGTGACAGGGATGCTGCTGGAGATGGATCAGACAGAAGTGTTGCATTTGTTGGAGTCGCCAGAAGCTTTGAAGGCTAAGGTTGCTGAGGCTATGGACGTTCTTAGGAATGTCCAGCAGCAGCATCAAGCTGCAAATAACAACACCAACGCGCCTCCTCCTGCTGCTCAGCTTGCTTCCCTCTCTCTCAATGAGAATCTTGTTTCTTGA